TAAAGAGCAAAGAAGAATTTAAAAAATATGTTGAATCCTCTAATCCTGACTTTTGCGGCAGAGAACTAAAAATTAAATCATCATGGGATTTTAAGAAATCATGTGTAACAATTAATGTTCATTTCTTCCCAAAAATAAAAGATGAACAGATACTGATTAATACATTATAATCAAGACGATTTACGTTTGAGATTAATGAAAATATTATTGAAAGTATGATTGGAAAAAAATTAAATACGGCACACAATTGTCATATGGCAGGCGGGAGTTTTAGGGGTCTGACAAGTCAGACCAGCGTTGCCACCTCCTGCGGGGTCTGACTGCGACCATCTAACGTCTTAAATCTGACCTTTGGATTCTTATTTACTCGTCACATACCGCTTCAGGTTTTTGGCGATTTCAATCCGGTTCAGGAATGAATCGATGACCATATCGTAGAGTTTCTCTTTTAGAATCTCGTCCTCGATGCCAAAATCGATGTTCGGGTTATCGTTCACCTCCATTACATACACTTTGCCGTCAATCTCCTTCAGGTCGACACCGTACAGGCCGTCGCCAATCAGGGCAGCAGCCTTCAATGCTGTTTCCAGGACATGGGCAGGCACTTCACTTACCGGCAACGTTTCCGAATCGCCCGACTGCTCCTCGGCTTCCCCCTGCCAGTTATAAATTTGCCAGTGGTCCCTGGTCATGTAATACTTGCAGGCAAACAAAGGCGTGTTGTCAATAATCCCAATCCGCCAGTCGAACTCCGAGTAGGTAAACTCCTGGCAAATCACCATGTCCGACTTCCGGAACAGTGTATTCAGCACCTCTAGCGCTTCCACCTCATTATTCACTTTCGTGATACCCAACGAAAACGCACTGTCGGGTTGCTTAATCACGGCCGGATAGCTCTCTCCGTCCAGGTCTTTGGGATGGAACAGGTTCTTGGTAAACACCGTGGTCTGAGGCGTCAGAATTTTATTATTCCGAAACAGCTCGTTCTGGTATATCTTGTTAGAACAACGCAGAATCGACCACGGATCGTCAATCACCACCAAACCTTCGGCGTAAGCCAGCCGCGACAATTCATACGTATGGTTGTTCACGCTGGTGGTTTCGCGGACAAAGAGCGCATCAAATTCGTTGATCTTATCGAAATCGTTCTTCGTGATAAACTCCGTATAAATTCCTTTCCGGTTAGCCGCCTGTTTAAATAGTTTCAATGCCGTGTTACACGAGGGTGGCGTGGCTTCGTGGGGATTCACCAGGATGGCTAGATCGTACTTATAAGCTGTTAGCCTCGATTTGTTGAAGCGTTTCTTATCGAAATACTCCCGTGCAAATTCATTGACCACCATCAGCTCATCATCGCTGATTCTGTTCAGGTTCAGTGGCTGTATCTTTTTGATCATCCACTCCCCGTTCCGGATGAAGTGTACCTTGAACAATGGCGTTTCAAACAGCTGGTATAGTTTCGGTGCGAGCCTCTTCATGCCCCGTACGTTGGTGTGTCCGAAGTATACGTTCATACTGAACTCTTTCTCCTTCACGTTTCTCAGCGCTACTTGCAACAACTCATTTATCTCGGTGGTGATCGAACGAATCACGCCCGTGCTGCTAAAATCACGAATGGTGGTCACGTTAGGAATAACCCGCTGTCCGCGGGCCGATGCCAGCAGCGACACGTAGTAACCGTAGCTCTGGTACTGATACGAGCTGCACAGGTTAAAAACGCGCAAGCTGTTGTCGGTATGGTACTCCGAATTGTTGATGTACTCCTTCACTGAAATGATTTTGGCATTCACATCGGTAAAGTGCCAGGTACGCGGCTGGTTCACCACGATGATGTTCTTCATCCGGTTTTGATAAAGAGAAGCGGGTAACAGATATTCCAGCTTCATACAATCATATCCTTCCGCGTAATAATCCTTCACCGTCTTAACGGCTTGAAAGCCCCATTGCTGATACCATTCCAGTAGTTTTTCATTCGATGCATCCGCTTCCAGTATCAATTTTTCCTGCTTCCGCGAAGTCGCCAGGTTCAGCGCGTGAGTCAACAGGAAACGCCCCACCCCTTTACTCTGGAACTCGGGCAAAGTAGCAATAGAATAAATACGCAGTGATTTCTTGTGCAAATGCAGGACCATCGCTCCCACCGGCCGACGCCGGGATTTTCCTTTTTCGGCTATCCAAACCTCCTGGAACGGGCTGGATAGACTTAGTGCAAGACTCCGACGGTTGTTTCGCTGGAAAGCCGGAAACGATTCTTTCTCCAGTTTTTCCAGGAAAATCAAGTCTTCCGGCGAAGACTTTCTAATGTGCAACGTCATGTTGGTTCATCAAGATATTTTGCCAAATAAACTAATTTTTCAAACAGGTTATTCAGCTGCCATCAACGAAATACAACATTTTGCCAATAAAAATCGACGCGAAGCAGACATGCACTGATATACTGCTATTTAAACCTAAGACAAGACGCGAACTTATCCATTAATTCGTACTCATCAGGGTTGAGATATGCTCCGCGCTCACCTCATCAAAATCTTTGATAGTTAACGATGCTCCTATTGCATTTAATTCCACAGCCGAATGACTGGTGGTTACCCCAATAACTCTTAAGCCCGCCCCTACGGCCGATTTTACTCCTGCAAGAGAATCTTCAAATACGACACAACGGTAATCAGGAATAGCTATTTGCTCCAATGTCTTCAGATAAATTTCCGGATGTGGTTTACCATGAGTTACCCGGGTCCGGTCGATTATGAATTCAAAATACTCTCTTAGTTGAAGCTTGTCCATCACCATATCGACATTCTTAGTCGGTGCCGACGTAGCCACAACGATTCTGTGGCCGGCTGAACGCATTCGCTCCAGGAAATTACGTAATCCTTTCACTGGGCCTACATTCAGCTCAGTTAACATACGGCGAAATTCAGCATCAACTGCCTCATTGAAATGATTTACCTCATCCTGTGTCAGCTCCCTTTTTAGTAAGGTACGAATTGCTGTGTCACCTGTTGTGCCTGAAACGATATTGGAGAAGTCATCATCGCTAATAAAAACATTCTCTTTCTCAAAAACAGATCGCCAAGCCTTTATATGCAATGGATTACTGTCGATAATCACACCATCCATGTCAAATATAATCCCCATCTGCTCAACGTTTTCCCGGCTTTCCATAATCATCAAATTGACAAGTTTTTAGAGGAGCAAAATTACGGTTTTAACTGACCGACTGAAATTATTCAAATTAAGAAAAAATGAAATCTTCGCCCGGCTATCTGATTACTGAAGACTTCTCATGCTGAGAATGATAAAAAGCCCAAAAATTCTGATTCTACTGAGTTCTATCGAACTAATATCTATTTCTATCGCCTGTCGATATACAAAAAAAAGAGACCCGGAGCATTACCGGGTCTCTTCCGCAATTCACCTATTAAAACGGGCTTAGTATTCCGGAGGCAGCTCCGGCACAAGCCAAATTAATATCCAAAAATATCTTCGAGCGCCAGCTCTTCAACCGGGCCGACTGTTTTCAGTGCATTCAAATCGGCATCATTCCGGTTACCCAGTACCAGGTATGTAAAGTGCTGGTTCTTCATATGGTCGTTAAAGAAATTCTGCACATCGGCAATGTCCGATTTCCCGACCTTGTTATAAACATCCTCACGGATATCCTTGTCGATACCCAACCGCTGGTTCCGCAACCAGGTCCAGAAAATGTTCGTTTTGTTGATGCGTTCCGTCTGGATATTCTTCATCACGCTCTCGCGGGCAATTCCAAACAGGCGATTATCAGAAATCATGTTATCCAACAAACCGTTCATGGCACCAATCGCATCCATCATTTTATCGGCTTGTGTGTAAACAGCTCCGTTGATGTAGAAAGGTTCTTCTTTCTTCGAAGGAGCACTGTAACCAGCCCATGCAGAATAAGCCAATGCTCTCGATTCACGGATTTCCTGGAATACAACCGAACTCATCGAGTTGCCATAATATTCATTGAACAGCTGCGAGTTAACGTAGGTTTCGGGCGAGAACGGCAGACTTTGTGACATCATCCGGATATCGACCTGCGATTTGTCGTAGTTCACGAAGAAAACCTTATTCTCATTGGTCGGTTGCATCGCAAATTCCTTTTCTGCCGGGATCGATTTCAACTCGGCCGGAATCTGATGCCCTTCCTTCACCATCTGGAAAACCCGATCGGAAGCCGTTGGGCCATAATAGAACACACGATGCGGATAATGACTGAATTCATGCAGTTTGGCCACCAAAACAGCCGGGTCAACTTTGTGGAGTTCTTCTTCCGGAATCACATTCGTGAACGGATTCTCCTTGCCATACTGTCCGTAATACTGCAAAGCACGACGAATCTGGTACTGGTTAAGCTTGGCATCGGCCCGTTCTTTCAAAATTCCCTCCACCATTTTATCGTAGGCTTCCTGGTCGGGTTGGGCATTGGCCAGCACATGCTCCAGCAATTCCATTCCCTTCTTCGCATTCTTATCCAAACCGGAAATGAATACATACGAACGGTCGTTACCGGTGTTCACATTCAAATCGACTCCCAGCTTATAGAATTCCTTTTTCAAGTCAGCAGCCGGATATTTATCGGTTCCCAGGTAAGGCAAATACTTAACGGCCAGTTCTAGTAACGGATCGTGATTCCGTCCCATGTCGACTACATAATCCAACTGGAAGAGCTCATTGGTTTCATTGGGAATATAGTCCATCTTCACTCCTTCTGCCAACGGCTTCTCATCGATAGCCTCCTCAAAGTTGACAAACCGGGGCTCCAGGGGCTCGACTTTCTGAGCCGTAAAATCAGTGAAGAACTTCGACTGATCCTGACGGTTGATGGAGATAGGCGTGATTTCCGGCTTCTCTACCTTCACCAGCCCTTTCGCTTCTCCTGTTCGTTTATAGGCCAACACATAGTTATCTTTATAATGCTCGCGGGCAAAAGCCACCAATTCATCTTTGGTGATTTTCTCCATCTCATCGTAGAAAGCCAGTTCGTCGGCCCAGTTGGTTTTCTTGATAAAGGAATTCAGATAATTGAAGACTCTCCATTTACCTTCGTTCTGACGGATGGCATTTAAACGCAATTGATTGACGGTAGCCTGAATCAGCCAATCGTCAAACTCTCCGTTCTTCACTTTTTCAACTTCTCCCAGCAACAGGTCACGAACCTCGTCAAGCGATTGTCCCTGGCGTGGTGTTCCATACAGACGATGTTCGCCATATTCGTTATGGAAGTCACTGTAGCTACCCGCTTTCAGTACTTTCTGGCTTTGATTCAAATCGAGGTCGATCAAACCGGCCGTAGAGTTCGTCAGGATATAATCAATCATCGTCACAAATTTTCGATCGGGTGAATGATAGCCATCAAAACGGTAGGCCAGCATCACTCTTTCCGCATCGGGACCGTAAACATCCTTCACAATCGGCTTCTCGATCGGCTCCAGTTTTGCATTTTTTATTTCAGGAAGAGGTTTCGACTTATATTTACCAAAGGTAGCATCCACCATCTGGATGGTTTTATCGTAATCGAGATCTCCACTCAGGATAACGGCCATGTTGTTTGGAACATACCAGGTATGATAGAAATTCATGATGTTAACCATCGACGGATTTTTCAAATCTTCCGGCCGGCCAATTACATCAGTTCCCAGTGGATGTCCCGGATAAAGACTACTGATAACAGCCCGGTTCAGCCGGCGGCCATCATTGTCCTGCGACATGTTGAATTCTTCGTACACTGTTTCCAACTCGGTATGGAACAAGCGAAGAACCGGATCGCTGAAACGCTCATATTCCATATTGATCCACTTGTTCAGTTCGTTGGACGGAATATCGTTCATATAAACCGTAAACTCGTATGACGTACCGGCATTGGTATATTTCGCACCAATCGTGGAAACCATTTTGTCGTATTCGTTCGGAATCGCATATTTCGAAGCTTCCTGCGATACCTCGTCGATTTGTTTGTAGATGGCTTTCTTCACTTCCGGTTCAGTCGCAGCTTTGTGCGCTTCGAATAAACCGGATATGGAGTCGAGCAATACTTTTTCTTTTCCCCAGTCATTGGTGCCGAACTCGTCGGTTCCCTTGAACATCATGTGCTCGAAATAGTGAGCCAGTCCGGTTGTTTCTCTCGGGTCGTTCAATGAACCGGCACGCACGCCGATGAAAGTGAAAATACGGGGTTCGTCGGTGTTCTGCGACAAATAAACCTTCAATCCATTGTTCAGCGTGTAAATGCGGGTTTTCAACGGATCGTTGGTTACTTCTTCGTACTTATAACCGTTGGAATCGGTTTTCTGAAGGGTTACATACTTCGATTTCTTCTCACTACAAGAAAAGAACAGGCTAATGACGGTCATCACCATCAGCACTTGGAAAAGCTTTTTCATAAGTAGGTTAATTTAAATATTGATGAAACATTTAGCTGTCTGGTTTAATTTGGATATCAAGTTACTAAAAAAACAATAGATTTCAATTGGGCTATCTTTAAGATGAATTTGGTGTATTGATAAGTTGCGTGATAACTTCCCCTTTGCAATACCTATTTTCACAGTATTTGCATATCTGTCCGGACTACTTCGATTCTAAATTTTCTGTTTCGATTTTTTGTTAAATATGTTGAATAGCAGAATTATGTTGCTGTATTTTTTTAAGATTTTAACTCCAGGTTGATGAAAAAGAGGGTAACATTTTATAGGCCATCGGTTACAAACCGAAAGAAAAGAGCCAAATGAAAATGGAAGTTGATGAAGAGAATCTTCAATATGGAGGACAATTGAGGTCATTTTTGGGACCTTCCCAAATCAGCATTGATACCAGAAACGCCGCCAGGACATAAAAAAACTGCCGGGTGGCGGCCCGGCAGTTAGGAGTTAACGTGCGTAGTTATGAAGAAACTACAGCGTGGACAAAAAACAAGTTTGGGCAACTTGTGCGTTAAATATCTTACATCAGAAATTTTACATCTTTAGCTAATGCCGGGAAATAGGCTGCAATCAAACCAAGCGCTTCTTCTTCGCTCAACTGGTTTGTCGAAAGTTTTCCCTGACCTTCCAGTGCCTTTTCATTCAGATAGTATCCGTTAACCGTCGGGTCAAAACGTTGGAATTTAGCATTCACCAACTTAGCGCCAAAACCACGTTTATTGCAGACATACCTGACTTCAAGATTCTTGGAGCGTACAATGTAGTTACTGCATTTTGAGGTTTTATCGACCAAAATGATAATCGGATTCTCCGAATTCTCATAAGATAACTGATAGGCTTGCAGTTCCTCTCCTCCTGCTTTAACGGGAGCAATTTGTTTTATTTGGTAAGTTCCCAAAGTACTATTCGACTGCCCTTGGATGGTCTTCGCAGAAAGCGGTCCTACAAACAGAATACTCACAATAAAAAGCATAGTTGTTGCGATAGATAATTTTTTCATGGCTTAACAATTTTTATTTCCTGTTACATTTATGCCATCAGGTATTCAATCGATATGCCAAAAGATATAACCAACTAACTTCCAAAGATATTACCCCAAAGAAAAATCGTTTCAGAAAAGCGTTTCTGTCCGGTTTCGGGAAGCAAATTGGCCGAATACGAACAAAACAATAAAATATGTTAAATAATTTATCTCATCCCGGAATTCCGAATAACCGTTCCCCAAAAAAGAAGATGAGTTCCAGCGTTTCGGGAAAGGTTCTCCAAAACCCAAAATGAATTCCAGCGTTTCGGGAAGGGTTCTCTAAAACCCAAAATGACTTCCCAGCGTTTCGGGAAGGGTTCTCTAAAACCAAAAATGACTTCCAGCGTTTCAGGGAAGGGTTCTCAAAAACCAAAAATGACTTCCAGCGTTTCAGGGAAGGGTTCTCAAAAACCAAAAATGAGTTCCAGCGTTTCGGAAAGGATTCTCCAAAACCAAAAATGAGTTCCAGCATTTCAGGAAGGGTTCTCCAAAACCAAAAATGAGTTCCAGCATTTCTGAAAGGGTTCTCACTATCCGGAAAAAAGAGGTTATCCCCAAAAGGGCATCAAATATTTTCAAAGCTATCAAATTGAATATAACCAGTATAATTCCCCTGTATGCCGAAATTTTGGAGGAAGGGGAAAACGGAAGGCCTGGTTACAATTTGCTGGTTTTAAATTCTGCATGTACTTTGGGGACAGCCTCTTAATTTTCTTCTGGATTTCTATTTAATCGAGTCCCAGAGCATTTTTCCCCTGCTCAAATACAATATCTTTAGGAATGCCCGCCGCTGAAATCCGATCCAAATCGCTCTGCAATTCCGGACGGATGTACCCGTTCTCTTTTATCAGCTTAGCTGCAGCATTGTAATCGCCGTCACCCTGAATCTTCAATAACTCATCCGACAATGCAGTCATCGCCTTCTTCATTTTGTCAAAATCAACGCGGTATGTTCCGGTTTCAGTATCACGGGTAAAAGCCCCCTGCTGCTCAAAATAATAGAATCGAATCATGTTGGCTTTACCATGCGCACTGGCTGCACCAAAACGAACAGAACGGAAGATTCCAGCCATAAACGTCACATAGTTATCCATCAGGTCTTCACCGGACAACTCGCCCATGTCGTGCAGTTTGGTGATTACCCACAGTCCCAGGATGTCAGCTTTCCCTTCTTCGATAGAAGTATAGGTATCTTTCAATGCTTCCCGGACCGTTTGTTTACCATCAATGGTTTTTCCAAGCCCCAATCCGTGAGCTACCTCGTGGAACATGGTGTTCTCGAAGAAAGCATCGAACTTGATGTGCGAACGCTGGTCGGGAGCAATCAACAGATCGGAAATCGGTACCAAAATCTTATCAAACTTGGCACGCATGGCATTTTTCAACTGCAGTTTCCGGCTGCCTTTGGCGGCACGGACGCGCTCGTCATTCGGCAGGTTGATAGCAATGGTTTTGGACCCGGCATTGCAATCGCCTGCGTAATATAACACGTCGTAAGCATTCAAGTCGGAATCAGAGCCCGGCATCTCCGCCTTATACTCGGGAGGACAAGGCAATGCCCGCTGCAAATCTGGCAAAAGGGCGGCAAATTTAGCCAACCGCTGACTCCATACTTTGTCTTTTACCAGGATAAACGCTTCGTGCGACGTTTTGTATCCGAAAAGCTGATCTTCATAATTCTCGATAGGTCCCACTACAAAATCGATGGTGTTGTTCTTCATATCGAGCCACGCCATATCGCTGTCGTAATAGTTATCCGTCAGCAACGCATCGGCGCGCAGTTCCAGGTATTTTTTCAGTCCCGGGTCTTCAGCGAATTCTGCAGCCTGGCGAATTAGCGAAGCAGCTTTCTCGATTTGGGTCTTAAAATATTCATGGTAAGGAATCGACATCAACTTACCATCTTTATCCCGACGAATTATGGTGCACTGACTGGTTTTTGTCGAATCCTTCCAGTCATTAAATTCCTGTTCCGTCATGTCCTTAGGATAAAAGTTGGCTCCTTTTGGCTTGGGACCTACTCCTTCCACAAACGGCTTATTATTATTCAACCGCTCCCATGGGCCATAGTTAATCATGGCAAAATCTCTTTCAGCCTGCGTTTTCAGACTGGTCAACAAAGCTTCTTTATCGCCGTAGGCTTCCTGCCAGAAAATGCCATCCATGATATCCGCTGCATCAAACATCAACGACAACATTTTTTTTTGGTTCTCATCGAGCTGGCTCATGTCGGTAGTTAGTTTAACTTTCGCAAACTCGTCTACTTTTTGCGCGACAATATCCTCCTGCTCAGACTCGCTTTTGGAAGAATTCTTGCATCCTCCCGCCATTAAGAATACGATCATTAGTGAAAACAAAGAGATTAGTTTCATATTTATTAGTTTTTTGGTCATATAAATTTCTGTTATTCAATCATTCAGACACTCTTCTCATTTCATTTAGGCGTACCAAAGCTATGAAAAGTAAAATAAAAAACCCTTGACATTCCACCATGTTAATCGGTGGGATTTTATTACTTTGCTCCAAATCGACGGATATGAAGTTCAACATACTTTTTTATATCTCTGTTTTGTTCCTGATGAGCTCCTGCGCTTCCACCCGGCTACCCTGCCCTTGCGAAGCATCCAGTGTCATTCTTCTGGATGATACGGAACTTCATATTCATTCGGAAGTCATTCTGGAAACAGACTCCGACTCCACAAGTAAAGGAATCAAAATCATTGCGCAGATTATTGCTTTCGGTGGAAAACCTCTGCCCAAAGGCCTGCACGCCGAAATTTACGCCATCCGCCCCAGCGATATGAGCTTTGACGGCTATGAAGCCAAATTCGATAAACAGTTAACCGATATATCGGGTGGTTTTATGGAGCTCACCGCGCTGAACGGCCCGGATTGGAAAGTCGGAACGCCCGTCGACGTAGCCGTAAGACTTGCTGACGATGCAGGCAACCGAAAATATATCAAAGAAGATAAAGTGGTCATCCGGAAAGGACAGTCATCCAATGCCGATCAATAAACTCTCAGGCCCGGCTCTCTTTCTTTCAGGAAAAATGTTTTGGGAATAAAAAAAATCTCCTACTTTTGTGCCCCGAAGCGTCGCTATGCGGCGTGCTTCAAACCATACGGAGAGGTGCAGGAGTGGCTGAACTGGCACGCCTGGAAAGCGTGTGAACCCCTAAAGGGTTCCGAGGGTTCGAATCCCTCTCTCTCCGCCACCCGAGCGTAATCACAAAAATGATTACGCTTTTTTTATGCTCCTAAACGGATAATAAATCTCGCCAAAACATGCATTGTTACTACAATTCCTATTTCCTATAATAACTCACAAATCATACCAATTATCCTATCTTATTGTTATAAAACATTTCAGAAAAAGCTTGCTAAAAACTAATTTTGACGTAACTTATATATAGGAAAAGAGAAAGCTGACAAACGTTCTGACCAAGACAACAAAACATTATTAACCTAAAAACCAAAATCTTTATTAACATGAAAACAAATTTTATTTCTCTTTTCCTGATTTTATCACTCACTATCTTTTCAAATAAATCATTCGCACAAACCGGTCCGCCAACGCCGCCTGATCCGGATAGTAATGATACGGAGAATGCACTTTTTGATAACGACCCAATCCCCGAATTTGGAAGCGTGACGTTCTCTCCTTCTCCGATGACGGATACCGAAGTTACCGGAAATAATACCATTTCTGCTTCCATCTCCGATGATGGCGAAGTTATTTCTGCCCTCGTACTTTATGGAACAACATCCGGTAATTTGACGAAATCATTTGCATTGAGTTATTCGTCGGGTACCACATGGAAAGCTGATTTGCCTGTTCTGGAAGACGGCATCTACTACTATCAAATTAAAG
This Prolixibacter sp. NT017 DNA region includes the following protein-coding sequences:
- a CDS encoding GNAT family N-acetyltransferase — translated: MHIRKSSPEDLIFLEKLEKESFPAFQRNNRRSLALSLSSPFQEVWIAEKGKSRRRPVGAMVLHLHKKSLRIYSIATLPEFQSKGVGRFLLTHALNLATSRKQEKLILEADASNEKLLEWYQQWGFQAVKTVKDYYAEGYDCMKLEYLLPASLYQNRMKNIIVVNQPRTWHFTDVNAKIISVKEYINNSEYHTDNSLRVFNLCSSYQYQSYGYYVSLLASARGQRVIPNVTTIRDFSSTGVIRSITTEINELLQVALRNVKEKEFSMNVYFGHTNVRGMKRLAPKLYQLFETPLFKVHFIRNGEWMIKKIQPLNLNRISDDELMVVNEFAREYFDKKRFNKSRLTAYKYDLAILVNPHEATPPSCNTALKLFKQAANRKGIYTEFITKNDFDKINEFDALFVRETTSVNNHTYELSRLAYAEGLVVIDDPWSILRCSNKIYQNELFRNNKILTPQTTVFTKNLFHPKDLDGESYPAVIKQPDSAFSLGITKVNNEVEALEVLNTLFRKSDMVICQEFTYSEFDWRIGIIDNTPLFACKYYMTRDHWQIYNWQGEAEEQSGDSETLPVSEVPAHVLETALKAAALIGDGLYGVDLKEIDGKVYVMEVNDNPNIDFGIEDEILKEKLYDMVIDSFLNRIEIAKNLKRYVTSK
- a CDS encoding HAD family phosphatase translates to MIMESRENVEQMGIIFDMDGVIIDSNPLHIKAWRSVFEKENVFISDDDFSNIVSGTTGDTAIRTLLKRELTQDEVNHFNEAVDAEFRRMLTELNVGPVKGLRNFLERMRSAGHRIVVATSAPTKNVDMVMDKLQLREYFEFIIDRTRVTHGKPHPEIYLKTLEQIAIPDYRCVVFEDSLAGVKSAVGAGLRVIGVTTSHSAVELNAIGASLTIKDFDEVSAEHISTLMSTN
- a CDS encoding pitrilysin family protein, producing the protein MKKLFQVLMVMTVISLFFSCSEKKSKYVTLQKTDSNGYKYEEVTNDPLKTRIYTLNNGLKVYLSQNTDEPRIFTFIGVRAGSLNDPRETTGLAHYFEHMMFKGTDEFGTNDWGKEKVLLDSISGLFEAHKAATEPEVKKAIYKQIDEVSQEASKYAIPNEYDKMVSTIGAKYTNAGTSYEFTVYMNDIPSNELNKWINMEYERFSDPVLRLFHTELETVYEEFNMSQDNDGRRLNRAVISSLYPGHPLGTDVIGRPEDLKNPSMVNIMNFYHTWYVPNNMAVILSGDLDYDKTIQMVDATFGKYKSKPLPEIKNAKLEPIEKPIVKDVYGPDAERVMLAYRFDGYHSPDRKFVTMIDYILTNSTAGLIDLDLNQSQKVLKAGSYSDFHNEYGEHRLYGTPRQGQSLDEVRDLLLGEVEKVKNGEFDDWLIQATVNQLRLNAIRQNEGKWRVFNYLNSFIKKTNWADELAFYDEMEKITKDELVAFAREHYKDNYVLAYKRTGEAKGLVKVEKPEITPISINRQDQSKFFTDFTAQKVEPLEPRFVNFEEAIDEKPLAEGVKMDYIPNETNELFQLDYVVDMGRNHDPLLELAVKYLPYLGTDKYPAADLKKEFYKLGVDLNVNTGNDRSYVFISGLDKNAKKGMELLEHVLANAQPDQEAYDKMVEGILKERADAKLNQYQIRRALQYYGQYGKENPFTNVIPEEELHKVDPAVLVAKLHEFSHYPHRVFYYGPTASDRVFQMVKEGHQIPAELKSIPAEKEFAMQPTNENKVFFVNYDKSQVDIRMMSQSLPFSPETYVNSQLFNEYYGNSMSSVVFQEIRESRALAYSAWAGYSAPSKKEEPFYINGAVYTQADKMMDAIGAMNGLLDNMISDNRLFGIARESVMKNIQTERINKTNIFWTWLRNQRLGIDKDIREDVYNKVGKSDIADVQNFFNDHMKNQHFTYLVLGNRNDADLNALKTVGPVEELALEDIFGY
- a CDS encoding Zn-dependent hydrolase, whose translation is MKLISLFSLMIVFLMAGGCKNSSKSESEQEDIVAQKVDEFAKVKLTTDMSQLDENQKKMLSLMFDAADIMDGIFWQEAYGDKEALLTSLKTQAERDFAMINYGPWERLNNNKPFVEGVGPKPKGANFYPKDMTEQEFNDWKDSTKTSQCTIIRRDKDGKLMSIPYHEYFKTQIEKAASLIRQAAEFAEDPGLKKYLELRADALLTDNYYDSDMAWLDMKNNTIDFVVGPIENYEDQLFGYKTSHEAFILVKDKVWSQRLAKFAALLPDLQRALPCPPEYKAEMPGSDSDLNAYDVLYYAGDCNAGSKTIAINLPNDERVRAAKGSRKLQLKNAMRAKFDKILVPISDLLIAPDQRSHIKFDAFFENTMFHEVAHGLGLGKTIDGKQTVREALKDTYTSIEEGKADILGLWVITKLHDMGELSGEDLMDNYVTFMAGIFRSVRFGAASAHGKANMIRFYYFEQQGAFTRDTETGTYRVDFDKMKKAMTALSDELLKIQGDGDYNAAAKLIKENGYIRPELQSDLDRISAAGIPKDIVFEQGKNALGLD